Proteins encoded together in one Lepus europaeus isolate LE1 chromosome 13, mLepTim1.pri, whole genome shotgun sequence window:
- the NTSR2 gene encoding neurotensin receptor type 2 has product MEPSSQRPPRPSPSAGLSLDAPVGADTRLWAKVLFTGLYVLIFVLGTAGNVLSVHVVLKARAGRPGRLRYHVLSLALAALLLLLVSAPVELCNAVWLHHPWAFGDLGCRAYHLVRELCAYATVLSVASLSAERCLAVCQPLRARRLLTPRRTCRLLALVWAASLGFSLPMAVIVGQRHELWTAGGQLEPASRVCTVLVSRAALQVFVQVNVLVSFVLPLALTAFLNGVTMNHLVALYSQVPSASAPGSFAPSHLELLSEEGLLGFIAWRKTLSLGGHHALLRHRDSSRIRSLQRSARVLRAIVAVYVVCWLPYHARRLMYCYTTEDRWTDALHDFYHYFYMVTNTLFYVSSAVTPVLYNLMSSSFRRLFLEALGALRREPHAMQASPLEAPEAPATGHSSGCWGSPRTPELDEIQE; this is encoded by the exons ATGGAGCCCAGCAGCCAGCGGCCCccgaggcccagccccagcgccgGGCTCAGCCTGGACGCCCCGGTGGGCGCGGACACGCGCCTCTGGGCCAAGGTGCTGTTCACAGGGCTCTACGTACTCATCTTCGTGCTGGGCACGGCGGGCAACGTGCTGTCCGTGCACGTAGTGCTGAAGGCGCGTGCCGGCCGCCCGGGGCGCCTGCGCTACCACGTGCTCAGCCTGGCGCTGGCCgcgctgctgttgctgctggtcAGCGCGCCCGTGGAGCTCTGCAACGCCGTGTGGCTCCACCACCCCTGGGCCTTCGGCGACCTGGGCTGCCGCGCCTACCACTTGGTGCGCGAGCTGTGCGCCTACGCCACGGTGCTGAGCGTGGCCAGCCTGAGCGCCGAGCGCTGCCTGGCCGTGTGCCAGCCGCTGCGCGCCCGCCGCCTGCTAACGCCGCGCCGCACCTGCCGCCTGCTGGCGCTCGTCTGGGCCGCCTCGCTCGGCTTCTCCCTGCCCATGGCGGTCATCGTGGGCCAGAGGCACGAGCTGTGGACGGCGGGCGGCCAGCTGGAGCCGGCCTCCCGAGTGTGCACCGTGCTGGTGAGCCGCGCCGCGCTGCAGGTCTTCGTCCAG GTGAATGTGCTGGTATCCTTCGTGCTGCCCTTGGCGCTAACGGCCTTCCTGAACGGGGTCACCATGAACCACCTGGTGGCCCTCTACTCCCAGGTGCCGTCGGCTTCTGCCCCAGGCAGCTTTGCCCCCAGCCACCTGGAGCTGCTCAGTGAGGAGGGGCTCCTGGGCTTCATCGCTTGGAGGAAGACGCTCTCCCTGGGGGGCCACCATGCCCTGCTGCGACACAGGGACTCCAGCCGGATCCGCAGCCTCCAGCGCAGCGCCCGGGTTCTCA GAGCCATCGTGGCTGTGTATGTCGTCTGCTGGCTGCCGTACCACGCCCGCAGGCTCATGTACTGCTACACCACGGAGGACAGGTGGACCGA CGCGCTCCATGATTTCTATCACTACTTCTACATGGTGACCAACACGCTCTTCTACGTGAGCTCAGCGGTGACCCCCGTCCTATACAACCTCATGTCCTCCTCTTTCAGGAGGCTCTTCCTAGAGGCCCTTGGCGCCCTGCGCCGAGAGCCCCACGCCATGCAGGCGTCACCCCTGGAGGCCCCAGAGGCCCCCGCGActgggcacagctctgggtgttgGGGCTCCCCCAGAACTCCCGAGCTGGATGAGATACAAGAATGA